A part of Actinoallomurus bryophytorum genomic DNA contains:
- a CDS encoding nuclear transport factor 2 family protein gives MRSPREVVERLVEGVSHVRWDELPGLYAEDAVVMHPLDRAGPLTGREALRRHFAAAAGRLPSLVAAEVRTGPASG, from the coding sequence ATGAGGAGTCCGCGTGAGGTGGTCGAGCGACTCGTCGAGGGCGTCTCGCACGTGCGGTGGGACGAGCTGCCCGGCCTGTACGCCGAGGACGCCGTGGTGATGCACCCTCTCGATCGCGCCGGACCCCTGACCGGGCGTGAGGCGCTACGGCGGCACTTCGCCGCCGCGGCCGGCAGGCTGCCGTCACTCGTCGCGGCCGAGGTCAGGACAGGGCCCGCCAGCGGCTGA
- the alc gene encoding allantoicase has protein sequence MSFTALPDLALRTLGGSVMAASDESFAAKENLLTPGPPGFREHTFGVKGQEYDGWETRRRRSAGHDWAVVRLGLPGVIRGVVVDTAWFTGNYPPYATVEACAAEGHPSAEELTGWTEIVPRSPLTGDAAHEFGVSAERRFTHVRLAIFPDGGVARLRVHGEVVPDPWLLSGLTIDLAALANGGAVTACSDMFYSSPTNAIMPGLARHQAEGWETARRRDEGNDWIVLRLAGPGLVRLVELDTTNLVFNAPGEARIRGIDARTAPLEDEAAWFDLLPRTRLRPDTAHRFRLEETGRAATHARVDIYPDGGLARVRLHGELTGDGERDLVSRWRALS, from the coding sequence GTGAGCTTCACCGCGCTGCCCGACCTCGCCCTGCGCACGCTCGGCGGCTCCGTGATGGCCGCGAGCGACGAGTCGTTCGCGGCGAAGGAGAACCTCCTCACTCCCGGACCGCCCGGCTTCCGCGAGCACACCTTCGGCGTCAAGGGCCAGGAGTACGACGGCTGGGAGACCCGCCGGCGCCGCTCGGCCGGCCATGACTGGGCGGTCGTACGCCTCGGCCTGCCAGGGGTGATACGCGGTGTGGTCGTCGACACCGCCTGGTTCACCGGCAACTACCCGCCGTACGCCACGGTGGAGGCGTGCGCGGCCGAGGGTCATCCGTCCGCCGAGGAGCTGACGGGATGGACGGAGATCGTGCCGCGAAGCCCGCTCACCGGCGACGCGGCGCATGAGTTCGGGGTCTCCGCCGAGCGGCGCTTCACCCATGTGCGGCTCGCCATCTTCCCCGACGGCGGCGTCGCACGACTGCGTGTGCACGGCGAGGTCGTGCCGGATCCGTGGCTGCTCAGCGGGCTGACGATCGACCTCGCCGCGCTGGCGAACGGCGGCGCCGTCACCGCGTGCTCCGACATGTTCTACTCATCGCCCACGAACGCGATCATGCCGGGCCTCGCCCGGCACCAGGCCGAGGGCTGGGAGACCGCGCGCCGCCGGGACGAGGGCAACGACTGGATCGTGCTGCGTCTCGCCGGTCCCGGGCTCGTGCGGCTCGTGGAGCTGGACACGACGAACCTGGTGTTCAACGCCCCGGGCGAGGCACGGATCCGCGGCATCGACGCGCGCACGGCGCCGCTGGAGGACGAGGCGGCGTGGTTCGACCTCCTGCCGCGGACGCGCCTGCGGCCCGACACCGCGCACCGCTTCCGCCTCGAGGAGACCGGGCGGGCCGCGACCCACGCCCGCGTCGACATCTACCCCGACGGCGGCCTGGCCCGCGTACGCCTGCACGGGGAGCTCACGGGCGACGGCGAACGGGACCTGGTCAGCCGCTGGCGGGCCCTGTCCTGA
- the allB gene encoding allantoinase AllB, which produces MTYDLVIRSRRTVLPDGERPAAVAVRDGRIAAVASYDAALDADDAVELGDVALLPGLVDSHVHVNEPGRTEWEGFATATAAALAGGVTTIVDMPLNSLPPTVTVDALETKRAAAEGLCSVDVGFWGGAIPGNAGDLRDLHEAGVFGVKCFVSPSGVEEFPALDEAGMRAAMREIAAFGGLLIVHAEDPECLSEPAGPGYAEFLASRPPEAEGAAIAGVAGLSRETGCRVHIVHLSNARSLRMLRRWRSEGVRISAETCPHYLTLSAEEVPAGATEFKCCPPIRAAANQDGLWRGLARGVIGCVVSDHSPCVPELKEGGFDSAWGGISSLQLGLPVVWSAARRRGYGLADVVRWMAAGPAELVGLAAKGRIAAGRDADLVAFDPDRRFVVDPGMLRQRHPVTPYAGRELTGVVETVWLRGATDRPGRLLRREP; this is translated from the coding sequence GTGACCTACGACCTGGTCATCCGCTCGCGCCGTACCGTCCTGCCGGACGGTGAGCGGCCCGCGGCCGTGGCGGTGCGCGACGGCCGGATCGCCGCGGTCGCCTCGTACGACGCGGCGCTCGACGCCGACGACGCCGTCGAACTGGGTGACGTCGCGCTGCTGCCCGGCCTGGTCGACAGCCACGTGCACGTCAACGAGCCGGGCCGTACCGAGTGGGAGGGGTTCGCCACCGCCACGGCCGCCGCGCTCGCCGGTGGGGTCACCACGATCGTCGACATGCCGCTGAACTCGCTGCCGCCGACGGTCACGGTGGACGCGCTGGAGACCAAGCGCGCCGCCGCCGAGGGCCTGTGCTCGGTCGACGTCGGATTCTGGGGCGGCGCGATCCCCGGCAACGCCGGCGACCTGCGCGACCTCCATGAGGCCGGCGTGTTCGGCGTCAAGTGCTTCGTCTCACCGTCCGGGGTGGAGGAGTTCCCCGCGCTGGACGAGGCCGGGATGCGGGCCGCGATGCGGGAGATCGCCGCGTTCGGCGGCCTGCTGATCGTTCACGCCGAGGACCCGGAGTGCCTGTCCGAGCCGGCCGGGCCCGGGTACGCCGAGTTCCTCGCCTCCCGGCCGCCGGAGGCCGAGGGCGCGGCCATCGCGGGGGTGGCCGGGCTCAGCCGGGAGACCGGCTGCCGGGTGCACATCGTGCACCTGTCCAACGCCAGGTCCCTGCGGATGCTGCGGCGATGGCGGAGCGAGGGCGTCCGGATCAGCGCCGAGACCTGCCCCCACTACCTGACTCTGAGCGCCGAGGAGGTGCCGGCCGGGGCCACGGAGTTCAAGTGCTGCCCGCCGATCCGCGCGGCCGCCAACCAGGACGGGTTGTGGCGTGGCCTGGCCCGTGGAGTGATCGGCTGCGTCGTCTCCGACCACTCGCCGTGCGTTCCGGAGCTGAAAGAGGGCGGGTTCGACTCGGCCTGGGGCGGGATCTCCTCGTTGCAGCTCGGCCTGCCGGTCGTGTGGAGCGCGGCGCGGCGGCGCGGGTACGGCCTGGCCGACGTGGTCCGCTGGATGGCGGCCGGGCCCGCCGAGCTGGTCGGGCTCGCCGCCAAGGGGCGCATCGCGGCCGGCCGCGACGCCGACCTCGTCGCGTTCGACCCCGACCGTCGCTTCGTCGTCGACCCGGGCATGCTGCGCCAGCGGCATCCCGTCACCCCGTACGCCGGGCGGGAGCTGACCGGCGTGGTCGAGACGGTCTGGCTGCGCGGCGCGACGGACCGGCCCGGCCGCCTGCTGAGGAGGGAGCCGTGA
- a CDS encoding glycerate kinase, with product MNAGHVVIAPDKFKGSLGGPEVAAHIGAGLRRARPDVPLLELPVADGGDGTVDSAVAAGFERVRAQAGGPTGETVTASYAMRGEVAVVELAEASGLRVLPGGRLEALTASSRGTGDLIGHAVDRGARRIVLGLGGSACTDGGAGMAAALGARLLDADGRELPQGGGALRGLARIEAGALADRLAGVTVVVASDVDSPLLGPDGAAQVFGPQKGAGPDDVRVLEEGLARLDAVVRRDLGIDAAEREGAGAAGGAGFGAMVFLSATVEPGITYLLDLLGFEAHLDGARLVITGEGALDRQTLRGKAPAGVARAAARAGVPVLAVAGRNTLSPDELRGAGFRDAYALTDIEPDPARCMEQAGPLLERLAERIGEVWLDDPRDAEAAR from the coding sequence ATGAACGCCGGGCACGTGGTGATCGCGCCGGACAAGTTCAAGGGCTCGCTCGGCGGGCCCGAGGTGGCCGCGCACATCGGCGCGGGCCTTCGGCGGGCGCGGCCGGACGTGCCGCTCCTGGAGCTGCCGGTGGCCGACGGCGGCGACGGCACCGTGGACTCCGCCGTGGCCGCGGGTTTCGAGCGGGTACGCGCCCAGGCCGGCGGCCCGACGGGCGAGACCGTCACCGCCTCCTACGCGATGCGGGGTGAGGTCGCCGTGGTCGAGCTCGCCGAGGCGTCGGGACTGCGGGTGCTGCCCGGCGGGCGGCTCGAAGCGCTCACCGCCTCCAGCCGGGGCACCGGCGACCTCATCGGCCACGCCGTGGACCGCGGCGCCCGGCGGATCGTACTCGGCCTGGGCGGCAGCGCCTGTACGGACGGAGGCGCGGGCATGGCCGCCGCACTCGGCGCCCGGCTGCTCGACGCGGACGGCCGGGAGCTGCCGCAGGGCGGCGGAGCACTGCGCGGCCTGGCGCGGATCGAGGCCGGGGCCCTGGCGGACCGCCTCGCCGGCGTCACGGTCGTCGTCGCGAGCGACGTGGACAGCCCGCTGCTCGGGCCGGACGGCGCCGCCCAGGTCTTCGGGCCGCAGAAGGGCGCCGGGCCGGACGACGTGCGGGTGCTGGAGGAGGGCCTCGCGCGGCTCGACGCGGTCGTCCGCCGTGACCTGGGCATCGACGCGGCCGAGCGGGAGGGCGCCGGAGCGGCGGGTGGTGCGGGGTTCGGGGCGATGGTGTTCCTGTCCGCGACGGTCGAGCCCGGCATCACGTACCTGCTCGACCTGCTGGGCTTCGAGGCACACCTGGACGGGGCACGGCTCGTCATCACCGGCGAGGGCGCGCTGGACCGGCAGACGCTGCGAGGTAAGGCGCCCGCGGGCGTGGCGCGGGCGGCCGCACGTGCCGGCGTCCCGGTGCTCGCCGTCGCCGGGCGCAACACGCTGTCACCCGACGAACTGCGGGGAGCCGGTTTCCGCGACGCGTACGCGCTCACCGACATCGAGCCGGACCCGGCCCGGTGCATGGAGCAGGCGGGCCCGCTGCTCGAACGCCTCGCCGAGCGGATCGGGGAGGTCTGGCTGGACGACCCGCGCGATGCCGAGGCGGCCCGGTGA
- a CDS encoding 8-oxoguanine deaminase, whose amino-acid sequence MTRIVIENAHIAPVRGPEIPDGHLVIEDDRITAVGPGPAPDPGPARRVDASGCLVTPGLVNTHHHLYQWATQGLYQDATLFEWLTGLYDTWAGIDAEVVHDAAVAGLGWLALSGCTTSTDHHYVFPKGRGDLFDAEVTAARELHLRFHPCRGSMDRGRSDGGLPPDEIVEDRDEILAATEAAIDAYHDPSFSSMLRVAVAPCSPFSVSEGLMSDSAALARRKGVRLHTHLAETLDEEEHCREQFACTPGEYMDKLGWLGPDVWFAHGVHLHDADIRRFAATGTGVAHCPTSNGRLGAGIARVGDLLAAGAPVGLGVDGAASSELTSLAGEMRQALLFQRAVRGPRALTARQALELGTLGGATCLGRQDEIGTLEPGKLADVAVWRVDGYRAAVEDPVCALVFGPAPPVELLLVGGRTVVERGELRTTSADPARAGERARRRLVGGRA is encoded by the coding sequence ATGACGCGGATCGTCATCGAGAACGCCCACATCGCACCCGTACGCGGCCCGGAGATCCCGGACGGCCACCTTGTCATCGAGGACGACCGGATCACCGCCGTCGGCCCCGGCCCGGCTCCCGACCCCGGTCCGGCCCGGCGCGTCGACGCGAGCGGCTGCCTCGTGACGCCCGGCCTGGTCAACACGCACCATCACCTCTACCAGTGGGCGACGCAGGGGCTCTACCAGGACGCCACCCTGTTCGAGTGGCTGACCGGCCTGTACGACACCTGGGCCGGTATCGACGCGGAGGTGGTCCACGACGCGGCCGTCGCGGGGCTCGGCTGGCTCGCCCTCAGCGGCTGTACGACCAGCACCGACCACCACTACGTGTTCCCGAAGGGCCGCGGCGACCTGTTCGACGCCGAGGTGACCGCCGCCCGCGAGCTGCACCTGCGGTTCCACCCGTGCCGGGGGTCGATGGACCGGGGCCGCTCCGACGGCGGGCTGCCGCCCGACGAGATCGTCGAGGACCGCGACGAGATCCTCGCGGCCACCGAGGCGGCCATCGATGCCTACCACGACCCGTCGTTCTCCTCGATGCTGCGCGTGGCCGTCGCCCCCTGCTCGCCCTTCTCGGTGAGCGAGGGACTGATGAGCGACTCGGCCGCCCTGGCCCGCCGCAAGGGCGTACGCCTGCACACGCATCTCGCCGAGACCCTCGACGAGGAGGAGCACTGCCGTGAGCAGTTCGCCTGCACGCCGGGCGAGTACATGGACAAGCTCGGCTGGCTGGGTCCGGACGTGTGGTTCGCGCACGGTGTGCACCTGCACGACGCCGACATCCGGAGGTTCGCCGCGACCGGCACCGGCGTCGCCCACTGCCCCACCTCCAACGGGCGGCTCGGCGCGGGCATCGCGCGGGTGGGCGACCTGCTCGCCGCGGGCGCGCCGGTCGGCCTCGGCGTCGACGGTGCCGCGTCCAGCGAGCTGACCTCCCTCGCCGGAGAGATGCGCCAGGCCCTGCTGTTCCAGCGTGCGGTGCGCGGACCTCGCGCGCTGACCGCGCGGCAGGCACTGGAGCTGGGCACCCTCGGCGGCGCGACCTGCCTCGGCCGCCAGGACGAGATCGGCACTCTGGAGCCCGGCAAGCTCGCCGACGTCGCGGTCTGGCGGGTCGACGGCTACCGCGCCGCCGTGGAGGATCCGGTCTGCGCGCTCGTGTTCGGCCCCGCTCCGCCGGTCGAGCTCCTGCTGGTCGGCGGCCGAACGGTGGTCGAGCGCGGAGAGCTGCGCACCACCTCGGCCGACCCCGCACGAGCGGGCGAACGGGCCCGCCGCCGGCTGGTCGGCGGCCGGGCATGA
- a CDS encoding (2Fe-2S)-binding protein: protein MRVSFIVNGASETADDVWEGESLLYVLRERMGLPGSKNACEQGECGSCTVYLDGTPVCACLVAAGQAEGRQVRTVEGLAEGDRLAPIQEAFVEAGAVQCGFCTPGLLVQAHDLIERRPDPSDAEIREALAGNLCRCTGYEKILDAVRLAARRKAAI from the coding sequence ATGCGGGTGAGCTTCATCGTCAACGGCGCGTCGGAGACCGCGGACGACGTCTGGGAGGGCGAGAGCCTGCTGTACGTCCTGCGGGAGCGTATGGGCCTGCCCGGCTCCAAGAACGCCTGTGAGCAGGGAGAATGCGGATCGTGCACGGTCTACCTCGACGGCACGCCGGTCTGCGCGTGCCTCGTCGCGGCCGGCCAGGCCGAGGGCCGCCAGGTCCGTACGGTCGAGGGCCTGGCCGAGGGCGACCGGCTGGCACCCATCCAGGAGGCGTTCGTCGAGGCCGGCGCCGTACAGTGCGGATTCTGCACGCCGGGGCTGCTGGTCCAGGCCCACGACCTGATCGAACGCCGGCCGGACCCGTCCGACGCGGAGATCCGCGAGGCCCTCGCCGGCAACCTGTGCCGGTGCACCGGCTATGAGAAGATCCTCGACGCCGTACGCCTCGCGGCGCGGCGGAAGGCGGCGATATGA
- a CDS encoding FAD binding domain-containing protein — protein sequence MEFLQPATWEEALDAKAEHPGAVPIQGGTDVMVELNFDMRRPAVLLDLGRVTELTGWDPAGDRLRVGAGVPYATVIDALGDRLPGLAQAARTVGSPQIRNRGTVGGNLGAASPAGDSHPPLLAGDAVIEVESRRGIRMIAATDFYRGVKRSALEPDELIRAFWMAPAAGPQYFSKIGTRNAMVIAVCSFAIALYPEERRVGTGIGSAAPTPLRATAAEEFLARELDWDAPLDEAVAREFGALVAAAAAPIDDVRGTAGYRRHALSVMARRTLTWAWRDHLGGTGRSGRGAA from the coding sequence GTGGAATTCCTGCAACCCGCGACCTGGGAAGAAGCGCTCGACGCCAAGGCCGAGCACCCCGGCGCCGTGCCGATCCAGGGCGGCACCGACGTCATGGTGGAGCTCAACTTCGACATGCGCCGGCCGGCCGTACTCCTCGACCTGGGCCGGGTCACCGAGCTGACCGGCTGGGACCCGGCGGGGGACCGGTTGCGGGTCGGGGCGGGGGTGCCGTACGCCACGGTCATCGACGCCCTCGGCGACCGGCTGCCCGGGCTCGCCCAGGCCGCGCGCACCGTCGGCTCGCCGCAGATCCGCAACCGCGGCACGGTCGGCGGCAACCTCGGTGCCGCCTCGCCGGCCGGTGACAGCCATCCGCCGCTGCTCGCCGGGGACGCCGTCATCGAGGTGGAGTCCCGCCGCGGCATCCGTATGATCGCGGCCACCGACTTCTACCGGGGGGTCAAGCGCAGCGCGCTGGAGCCGGACGAGCTGATCCGCGCCTTCTGGATGGCGCCGGCGGCCGGACCCCAGTACTTCTCCAAGATCGGCACGCGGAACGCGATGGTCATCGCGGTCTGCTCCTTCGCCATCGCGCTGTACCCGGAGGAACGCCGTGTCGGCACGGGTATCGGCTCGGCCGCGCCCACGCCGCTCCGCGCGACCGCCGCCGAGGAGTTCCTCGCCCGGGAGCTCGACTGGGACGCCCCGCTGGACGAGGCCGTGGCGCGGGAGTTCGGCGCCCTCGTCGCGGCGGCCGCCGCACCCATCGACGACGTACGCGGCACGGCCGGCTACCGCCGGCATGCGCTGTCGGTGATGGCGCGCCGCACCCTGACCTGGGCGTGGCGCGACCATCTCGGCGGCACCGGACGATCGGGAAGGGGGGCCGCCTGA
- the pucL gene encoding factor-independent urate hydroxylase has translation MSRSRLGPNRYGKAETHVVRVTRDGGTYHIRDLTVSVAISGDMEAVHLTGDNSAVLTTDTQKNTIFAFAGKYGIESPEAFGLLLARHFVGSQPAIHHAKVSIEEHAWDRITATGHSFARRGGETRTAVVHHDDAATHVVSGLKDLVVLNSADSEFWGYVKDEYTTLPETRDRILATEVTAQWRHASADADWEGSYPEARGHLLAAFAGTYSLSLQQTLYAMGDRLLDGLPGVCEVRLVLPNKHHFTVDLEPFALENDNEIFYAADRPYGLIEGAVVRDGAPDPGPAWS, from the coding sequence ATGTCACGGAGCCGGCTCGGCCCCAACCGCTACGGCAAGGCGGAGACCCACGTCGTCCGGGTGACGAGAGACGGGGGGACTTACCACATCAGGGACCTCACCGTCAGCGTCGCGATCTCCGGCGACATGGAGGCGGTACACCTGACCGGTGACAACTCCGCCGTGCTCACGACGGACACGCAGAAGAACACCATCTTCGCGTTCGCCGGGAAGTACGGCATCGAGTCGCCCGAGGCGTTCGGGCTGCTGCTCGCCCGGCACTTCGTGGGCTCCCAGCCGGCGATCCACCACGCGAAGGTGTCGATCGAGGAGCACGCCTGGGACCGGATCACCGCGACGGGCCATTCGTTCGCGCGCCGCGGCGGCGAGACGCGTACCGCGGTCGTCCACCATGACGACGCGGCCACGCACGTCGTCTCCGGCCTCAAGGACCTCGTCGTCCTCAACTCTGCGGACTCGGAGTTCTGGGGTTATGTCAAAGACGAGTACACGACGCTCCCGGAGACCCGCGACCGGATCCTCGCCACCGAGGTGACCGCCCAGTGGCGCCATGCTTCCGCCGACGCCGACTGGGAAGGGTCCTATCCGGAGGCCCGAGGTCACCTGCTGGCGGCGTTCGCCGGGACCTACAGCCTGTCGCTCCAGCAGACGCTGTACGCGATGGGCGACCGGCTGCTGGATGGGCTCCCGGGCGTCTGCGAAGTACGCCTGGTGCTGCCGAACAAGCATCACTTCACCGTCGACCTTGAGCCCTTCGCGCTGGAGAACGACAATGAGATCTTCTACGCGGCCGACCGGCCGTACGGACTGATCGAGGGCGCCGTCGTACGCGACGGCGCGCCCGATCCCGGTCCGGCCTGGAGCTGA
- the uraH gene encoding hydroxyisourate hydrolase produces the protein MSLTTHVLDAARGRPARGVPVRLERRGGDGWSRVAEGRTDDDGRVRDLPPPEEGIYRLVFDTAGYSDFYPEVAVAFTVTDPGEHYHVPLLLSPYAYSTYRGS, from the coding sequence ATGAGCCTTACCACCCATGTGCTGGACGCCGCGCGTGGACGGCCCGCGCGCGGTGTGCCCGTACGCCTGGAACGGCGCGGCGGAGACGGCTGGAGCCGCGTCGCCGAGGGCCGTACCGACGACGACGGACGGGTACGCGACCTGCCGCCACCCGAAGAAGGGATCTATCGCCTGGTCTTCGACACCGCGGGCTACTCCGACTTCTACCCCGAGGTGGCCGTGGCCTTCACCGTCACCGATCCCGGGGAGCACTACCACGTGCCGCTGCTGCTCAGCCCGTACGCCTACTCCACCTACCGCGGGAGCTGA
- the uraD gene encoding 2-oxo-4-hydroxy-4-carboxy-5-ureidoimidazoline decarboxylase, translating to MRFNALSRAQAEAELLTCCASRRWAADVAAGRPYGSAEDLFAAAVTAVRALEWPDVEEALNAHPRIGDRPPGGDRASAWSRGEQSGVGDADRAAFAEGNAAYETRFGHVFLICASGRGAGEMLADLRERLTNDPETERTVVHRELAEITELRLRKLMA from the coding sequence GTGCGGTTCAACGCGCTGTCACGTGCGCAGGCCGAGGCGGAGCTGCTCACCTGCTGCGCGTCGCGGCGCTGGGCGGCGGACGTCGCGGCCGGCCGTCCGTACGGCTCAGCCGAGGACCTGTTCGCCGCGGCCGTGACCGCGGTGCGCGCGCTGGAGTGGCCCGACGTCGAGGAGGCGCTGAACGCCCATCCGCGCATCGGTGACCGGCCGCCGGGCGGCGATCGCGCGTCCGCGTGGTCGCGCGGGGAGCAGTCCGGCGTCGGCGACGCGGACCGGGCGGCCTTCGCCGAGGGCAACGCCGCCTACGAGACGCGCTTCGGCCATGTGTTCCTGATCTGCGCGAGCGGGCGTGGCGCTGGCGAGATGCTCGCCGACCTGCGCGAACGCCTGACCAACGACCCCGAGACCGAACGCACGGTCGTCCACCGCGAGCTCGCCGAGATCACCGAGCTGAGGCTGAGGAAGCTGATGGCATGA